Within the Candidatus Eisenbacteria bacterium genome, the region CTATGCATTGGTCCAGCACTTCGCGGTCATGGGCGTCAGCAGCGTATTGACGCTCGAGACGGACCCACCCCACATGGCCACCAACGAGGCTCATGGCAGAATCAGCCACATGACCGACAACATCGTCTTCCTCGAGCTCAAGCCACGCGACGGCGTCGTCCGGCGAACGCTGCGCATTGCGAAGGCGCGCGGCGTCGCCCATGACCTTCAGTCGCACGAGATGGAGATCGGTGGCAAGGGACTTCGCATCGACGGGGTGACCGTGCCATGAGCCTCATTCGAACCGAGGAGCACCGGCTGGAGGAGATCATGAAGCTCACCGAGCTGAGCCGCGCGCTGACCTACGCGGCGTCGCTCGACGAGGTGCTCCAGTTGACGGTCGATCACGCGGCCGCCCTGCTCTCGGCGGAAAGGTCGCTCCTTCTGGTCGCGAACGAGGCGGGTCTGCTGACTCTGCGCTCCTCGCACGGCGTCGACGCCGCCCTGGCCCAGGGGTTTCACGAGCCACTGAACGAGGCCCTGGTCCCGCGCCTCGCAAAGCTGCTCGACGTGTCACCCGAAGGCTTCCTCGGTGTTCCGTTGGTCATCGCTGGAGCCATCAAGGGACTGCTCGTCGTGATTCGACCAACACCTTCGAACGGCGTGAAGCAGGACGAGTGGCTCTTGTCGGCGCTCGCGGATCAGGCCGCCGTCGCGCTCGAAAGAGGCCGTCTCGGCGAGATCGCCGCGTTCCGCGAGCAGCTGATGGGCGTCGTAGGCCACGACCTTCGCAACCCGCTGAACACGATCACAATGGGCGCGCAATTGCTGCTCCAACGCGAGGGCCTCGGCGAGGTCGAGACCGAGCTGGCGAGGAAGATCTCGCGAAGCGCTTCGCAGGCGGAGCGGCTGATCGATCAGTTGCTCGATTTGACCCGAAGCCGGCTGGGAGGGGGGATTCCGATCGATCCCAGTCGCTTCGACATGAGCGACGTCTGCCGGCAGGTGGTCGGCGAAGCGGAGCTCATGCATCCGGATCGGCCTATGCAGGTGGACGTGCGAGGCGATCCGAAGGGCGTGTGGGATCGCGATCGAATGTACCAGTTGCTCGCGAACCTCCTCCGCAACGCAGCCCAGCATGGGGAGCCGAAGTCAGCGATCGTTGTGCGAATCGAAGGCGGCGAAGCCCAAGTCGTCATCGACGTCTACAATCGAGGCGAGCCCATTCCTCCGGCGACGTTGCCTTACATCTTCGACGCGTTTCGCAAGGGTCGGACTGGGCCTCGAGGCCAAGCCCACGGGCACGGGCTCGGGCTCGGCCTCTTCATCGCACAGGAGATCGCACGCTCGCATGGTGGCTTGATCACAGCGACGTCGTCCGAGAGCGAGGGAACGACGTTCCGCGTTCGCTTGCCACGCGACTCTGCCAAGACCGCCGCCTGACGTCACAGGCCGCGAGCACCGTGCGACAACGACTCCTAGCGCCGCAGAATCCCGGCCTCTCGTCTTCTGGCCCAGCGGTCGATCTTCGTAACGAAGCCGCGGGGTGCTGGGATCGAAAAGTCCCTGGCGGTTGCCATTCGACCATCGAGCAGCAGCTCCTTCGGCTGATGATAGGTACCAAAGATCCAATCGGGGATCGGCAAGCCGAAGAAGCCCGATATCGCCTCATTGCAGCCGATGTTGGCATGGTGCATGAGGTGAAAGCCGTAAAGGCGCCGCC harbors:
- a CDS encoding GAF domain-containing sensor histidine kinase, which encodes MSLIRTEEHRLEEIMKLTELSRALTYAASLDEVLQLTVDHAAALLSAERSLLLVANEAGLLTLRSSHGVDAALAQGFHEPLNEALVPRLAKLLDVSPEGFLGVPLVIAGAIKGLLVVIRPTPSNGVKQDEWLLSALADQAAVALERGRLGEIAAFREQLMGVVGHDLRNPLNTITMGAQLLLQREGLGEVETELARKISRSASQAERLIDQLLDLTRSRLGGGIPIDPSRFDMSDVCRQVVGEAELMHPDRPMQVDVRGDPKGVWDRDRMYQLLANLLRNAAQHGEPKSAIVVRIEGGEAQVVIDVYNRGEPIPPATLPYIFDAFRKGRTGPRGQAHGHGLGLGLFIAQEIARSHGGLITATSSESEGTTFRVRLPRDSAKTAA